Proteins from a single region of Candidatus Cloacimonas sp.:
- a CDS encoding 6-phosphofructokinase: protein MKLEGKVVIAQGGGPTAVINQSLVGVTLEARKFQQVTRVYGALYGVQGIVNEDFVDLTQETTHNLEQVADTPSSALLSTRDKPDTKYCMEIFKVLKAHDVRYFFYIGGNDSADTVRIVNEQATNADYEFRAIHIPKTIDNDLVLNDHTPGFGSAARFVASAFTGANLDNRALPGVYIGIVMGRNAGFLTASSAMAQKYPDDGPHLIYMPEIPFHRDKFLSDVKRTYDLYGRCVVAVSEGIVDENKVPIITKLSGNQEKDAHGNVQLSGTGALGDLLCELVRTQLKIKRVRSDTFGYLQRSFIGCVSDVDQREAREVGERAAHYAIWYNLDGSISIQRTGFYSVNYQLEKLNDIAGKTKIMPANFINAEGNGITDDFRYYLRPLLGSGYPVAHRLRAPKVAKLLDNDKI from the coding sequence ATGAAACTGGAAGGAAAAGTAGTAATTGCCCAAGGTGGTGGGCCCACTGCCGTTATTAATCAGTCCTTAGTGGGGGTAACTTTGGAAGCCAGAAAATTCCAACAAGTTACGCGTGTTTATGGGGCTTTGTATGGTGTTCAGGGAATCGTAAATGAGGACTTTGTAGATCTCACTCAAGAAACAACGCACAACTTAGAACAGGTTGCAGATACACCTTCTTCGGCATTACTTTCCACGCGTGATAAACCCGACACAAAGTATTGTATGGAAATTTTCAAGGTCTTGAAAGCCCATGATGTTCGCTATTTTTTTTATATCGGTGGCAACGATTCTGCCGACACCGTTCGCATTGTAAATGAACAAGCAACTAACGCTGATTATGAATTCAGGGCTATTCATATTCCCAAAACCATAGATAACGATTTAGTGCTAAATGATCATACTCCCGGTTTCGGTTCTGCCGCCAGATTTGTTGCCAGCGCTTTCACTGGAGCCAATCTGGATAATAGAGCTTTGCCGGGTGTTTACATCGGAATTGTAATGGGCAGAAATGCAGGTTTCTTAACTGCTTCGTCAGCAATGGCGCAAAAATATCCAGATGACGGACCTCACCTAATTTATATGCCGGAAATTCCTTTTCACCGCGATAAATTTTTAAGCGATGTAAAACGCACTTATGATCTTTACGGCAGATGTGTAGTGGCAGTATCTGAAGGCATTGTTGATGAAAATAAAGTTCCGATCATTACCAAACTTTCTGGCAATCAGGAAAAAGACGCGCATGGCAATGTTCAACTTTCCGGAACTGGAGCTTTGGGTGATTTACTCTGTGAACTTGTCCGAACCCAACTAAAGATTAAAAGAGTCCGCAGCGATACATTTGGCTACTTACAACGTTCTTTTATCGGTTGCGTAAGTGATGTTGACCAACGAGAAGCGCGAGAAGTAGGTGAACGAGCCGCACATTATGCTATTTGGTATAATTTGGATGGTTCCATTTCCATTCAAAGAACCGGTTTCTACTCCGTTAATTACCAACTTGAGAAATTGAATGACATTGCCGGCAAAACAAAAATTATGCCAGCTAATTTCATCAATGCTGAAGGAAACGGAATTACAGATGACTTCAGATATTATTTGAGGCCATTATTAGGTTCCGGTTATCCTGTAGCTCATCGATTGAGAGCTCCCAAAGTTGCTAAACTATTAGATAATGATAAGATATAA
- a CDS encoding T9SS type A sorting domain-containing protein: MQRPIIIIILLLTITTIYAEPVWNNDVAIREVNYIDWQRNAVKNANNEVFLTWSQSEAGINNLFVQKTDFSGSPQWQEPLVIKAGDVQFNQVKQLVTSDGNIIITWLEENNITSALFAQKYSPTGELLWSETGISLFNVRVIDSFEYRIAVNTIGGFLLLLKNDSLSQINLQSYDASCLPVWDNSNLNINLDHPELDDLVADGLGGAIIKFRRFSSVDGTNYLRRFANDGASIWATSYTLGNGEIRYPHQLILNSNGILYDLGFSYSSDSYINIRTYNALAEQVNQPLATYQIVLAGEDNIQDCHIKAVTTNGGDLQIGLLRHTLTNDCEVFTYRFNQNLQPRYPDNGLVLSNSLYTIADFNLNVVNDEVAFIWAEYNEAAGSVLKMERTNIQGSQYGYIYGYNLDQLSGVYDSPQLFYQNDQMLVISKKTIAEYLKLSTDFYSITTKEGKDPQRTNLVSLINGSTTLLANIPLADRSIVFYSDSRGGDYHLYCQGVSLTGQLLFPENGKLINLGQLDNNSYKIFKINSEQIGLLYYSNALYLQIISENGDFLINGNGILISSAQLTGYNATCYEDDIYISWVEPSSIYSNSCIYGQRIHNGTKMWGETGIMLKDLISSPSGYSFTGRYLLWKETVAGNNTIQGLKYDENGYPVADWNASGEIVINNLPTNQYSIVASYITGEDLVLLIAEYVIHPVFFQKVTANHTLPWGDEGITLPVTVFQLKYEYKADKLYLLYTVRDSGSSSYNVCFQIIDSGGNFLYPEMGLQVNTLAPGNDVSWCDPYANYPALCVFDNNSCLAVWGSRMNGTDGQDLYYRRIDAAGNFVESEDQLLCDAHYDQMYNIISAIGNQAIICWHDKRMSHYVNGYGIYAQRINAYGSSLPPEITPEVVLLKSCYPNPFSQNATIVWEQKNHLPVNIKIYNIKGQLIKSFHQNPVELGEQSIVWQGDDENGKAVGNGVYLMRLESGNYVSTHKLMHLR; the protein is encoded by the coding sequence ATGCAGAGACCAATTATTATCATTATACTGCTGTTAACTATTACGACTATTTATGCAGAGCCAGTTTGGAACAATGATGTTGCCATAAGAGAAGTGAATTATATTGACTGGCAAAGAAATGCGGTTAAAAATGCCAATAATGAGGTCTTTCTTACTTGGTCTCAATCCGAAGCTGGCATTAATAACCTTTTTGTGCAAAAAACAGATTTTTCTGGAAGTCCGCAATGGCAAGAGCCATTAGTTATTAAAGCCGGGGATGTCCAATTCAACCAAGTAAAACAACTGGTTACTTCCGATGGAAATATTATCATAACTTGGCTGGAAGAAAATAATATAACCTCTGCTCTTTTTGCTCAGAAATACTCTCCAACCGGTGAATTATTGTGGAGTGAGACAGGGATAAGCTTATTTAATGTGCGCGTCATAGATAGTTTTGAATATAGAATAGCGGTTAATACTATTGGTGGTTTTCTGCTTCTACTGAAAAATGACAGTTTATCCCAAATCAATTTGCAGAGTTATGATGCCTCTTGTCTTCCCGTTTGGGATAATAGCAATTTAAATATAAATTTAGATCATCCTGAACTTGATGATTTGGTTGCGGATGGTTTAGGCGGAGCAATAATCAAATTTCGCAGATTTAGTAGTGTTGATGGAACTAATTATTTACGCCGCTTTGCCAATGATGGTGCATCAATTTGGGCGACAAGTTATACTTTAGGCAACGGAGAAATAAGATACCCACATCAATTAATTTTAAATTCCAATGGTATTTTATACGATTTGGGTTTTTCCTATAGTAGCGATTCCTACATCAATATCAGAACTTATAATGCTTTAGCGGAGCAGGTAAATCAGCCCCTGGCAACTTATCAAATTGTTCTGGCGGGAGAGGATAATATTCAGGACTGCCATATAAAAGCAGTTACTACCAATGGTGGAGACCTGCAAATCGGATTATTGCGTCATACTCTTACAAATGATTGTGAGGTTTTTACTTACAGATTCAATCAAAATTTGCAGCCGCGTTATCCGGACAATGGACTTGTGCTTTCTAATTCACTTTATACCATTGCCGATTTTAATCTGAATGTAGTTAATGATGAAGTGGCGTTTATCTGGGCTGAGTATAATGAAGCAGCCGGTAGTGTTCTGAAAATGGAAAGAACCAATATTCAGGGAAGCCAGTATGGCTATATATATGGTTATAATTTAGACCAGTTAAGTGGTGTTTATGATTCGCCTCAGTTATTTTATCAAAACGATCAGATGCTGGTTATCAGCAAAAAGACAATAGCTGAATATCTGAAATTGAGCACCGATTTTTATTCTATAACGACAAAAGAAGGCAAAGACCCTCAGCGAACTAATCTTGTTTCTCTGATTAACGGAAGTACTACTCTTTTAGCAAATATCCCATTAGCAGATAGGTCTATTGTCTTTTATTCTGATTCCAGAGGGGGAGATTATCATTTATACTGTCAGGGTGTATCTTTAACTGGACAATTGTTGTTTCCTGAAAACGGGAAACTGATCAATCTTGGTCAGTTGGACAATAATTCATATAAAATCTTTAAAATAAACTCTGAGCAAATAGGGTTGCTTTATTATTCCAATGCTCTCTATCTGCAGATTATATCTGAAAACGGGGACTTTTTAATAAATGGAAATGGCATTCTTATTTCTTCGGCTCAATTAACTGGTTATAATGCAACCTGTTATGAAGATGACATATATATCAGTTGGGTTGAGCCAAGTTCCATATATTCCAATAGTTGCATCTATGGACAGAGAATTCATAACGGAACTAAAATGTGGGGTGAAACAGGTATTATGTTAAAGGACTTGATTAGCTCACCCTCTGGTTATTCTTTTACCGGAAGATATCTATTATGGAAAGAGACGGTAGCTGGCAATAATACTATCCAAGGTTTGAAATATGATGAAAATGGCTATCCTGTTGCGGACTGGAATGCTTCCGGAGAAATAGTTATTAATAATTTGCCCACAAATCAATATTCTATTGTTGCCAGTTATATAACAGGTGAGGATCTCGTGTTGCTGATTGCAGAATATGTTATTCATCCAGTTTTCTTCCAAAAAGTAACCGCCAATCATACTTTGCCTTGGGGAGATGAAGGGATTACTCTTCCGGTAACAGTTTTTCAGCTAAAGTATGAATATAAAGCAGATAAACTTTATCTTCTCTACACTGTTAGAGATAGTGGCAGTAGTTCGTATAATGTCTGTTTTCAGATAATTGACAGCGGTGGCAATTTTCTGTATCCGGAAATGGGACTGCAAGTTAATACTTTAGCGCCTGGTAATGATGTCTCTTGGTGTGATCCTTATGCTAATTACCCTGCACTTTGCGTTTTTGATAATAATTCTTGTTTAGCTGTGTGGGGTTCCAGAATGAATGGAACGGATGGACAAGATCTTTATTACCGCAGAATTGATGCAGCTGGTAATTTTGTGGAAAGTGAGGATCAATTACTTTGCGATGCACATTATGATCAGATGTATAATATAATATCCGCTATTGGTAATCAGGCAATAATCTGTTGGCATGATAAAAGAATGAGTCATTATGTTAACGGATATGGAATTTATGCGCAAAGAATCAATGCTTACGGTTCTTCTCTGCCACCTGAAATTACTCCAGAAGTTGTTCTACTTAAATCTTGCTATCCTAATCCATTTTCCCAAAACGCTACAATTGTTTGGGAACAAAAGAATCATCTTCCCGTAAACATCAAAATATACAATATCAAGGGTCAGTTGATTAAATCTTTTCATCAAAATCCTGTTGAACTGGGTGAACAAAGTATTGTTTGGCAGGGAGATGATGAAAATGGCAAAGCCGTCGGCAACGGAGTATATTTGATGCGTTTGGAAAGTGGAAATTATGTCTCAACCCACAAACTTATGCACCTGAGATAA